From Candidatus Methylomirabilota bacterium, one genomic window encodes:
- a CDS encoding BON domain-containing protein, translating to MRPLRGFGILALSILLASAVGCASTATKEGTGEYVDDSVITAKVKTAIFNDSSLKVNEINVETFKGSVQLSGFVRSQADIDRAVQVARGVAGVTSVKNDMRIK from the coding sequence ATGAGACCACTTAGAGGGTTCGGGATCCTTGCTCTCAGCATCCTGTTGGCGTCGGCCGTGGGGTGCGCTTCGACAGCAACGAAGGAGGGGACTGGAGAATACGTGGACGACTCCGTGATCACGGCGAAGGTGAAGACGGCGATCTTCAACGACTCCAGCCTGAAGGTCAACGAGATCAACGTCGAAACGTTCAAGGGGTCGGTCCAGTTGAGCGGATTCGTCAGGTCTCAGGCGGACATCGACAGGGCGGTGCAAGTCGCACGCGGGGTCGCGGGCGTCACGTCCGTCAAGAACGACATGCGGATCAAGTGA
- a CDS encoding YMGG-like glycine zipper-containing protein, giving the protein MTKRLVTWIIGLWMLAVTFAGCGTVTGAAVGAGAGAAVGAGTGYGAGKGALIGTGVGAAAGAIYDIYNHNKN; this is encoded by the coding sequence ATGACGAAGCGGCTAGTCACGTGGATCATTGGCTTGTGGATGCTCGCGGTCACGTTCGCGGGCTGCGGGACGGTGACCGGCGCCGCTGTGGGCGCGGGGGCAGGTGCGGCGGTTGGCGCCGGCACGGGGTATGGCGCCGGCAAAGGCGCATTGATCGGCACGGGGGTGGGCGCCGCGGCTGGGGCAATCTACGACATCTATAACCACAACAAGAACTGA
- a CDS encoding OmpA family protein: MGGETGWKVYGPAGPEGPAGLVGPAGPAGSPGLAGLSGPQGPQGPQGPQGPQGVAAVWQSFRDILFDFDKSDVRANEVSKIKDIVAFMKQNPTFEIGIEGFADPRGTDAYNQALSERRVKAIRDALVAAGASAGAIRTGAEGEKNRNCGEDTESCFQKNRRVEVYVRPNAIPASAR, from the coding sequence ATGGGCGGGGAGACGGGGTGGAAGGTATATGGGCCCGCAGGCCCTGAGGGCCCTGCCGGGCTCGTAGGTCCCGCAGGCCCCGCTGGATCTCCCGGCCTCGCTGGGCTCTCGGGACCACAGGGACCACAGGGACCGCAAGGCCCGCAGGGGCCACAGGGAGTCGCTGCTGTCTGGCAATCGTTCAGGGACATTCTCTTCGACTTCGACAAGTCGGATGTGCGGGCGAATGAGGTTAGCAAGATCAAGGACATCGTGGCGTTCATGAAGCAGAACCCGACGTTCGAGATCGGGATCGAGGGCTTCGCGGATCCCCGTGGTACGGACGCGTACAACCAGGCCCTGAGCGAGCGGCGGGTCAAGGCCATTCGTGACGCCCTGGTGGCTGCGGGGGCCTCGGCCGGCGCGATTCGAACCGGAGCCGAGGGAGAGAAGAACCGAAACTGCGGTGAAGACACCGAGAGCTGCTTCCAGAAGAACCGCCGGGTTGAAGTGTACGTGCGGCCCAATGCAATTCCAGCCTCGGCTCGGTAA
- a CDS encoding DUF3185 domain-containing protein — protein MKLPLIIIGIVLIAVGLVSLVYQGITYTSRETVVNLGPIKATADTQKTIPLSPILGGLALAGGVILLAGAWRSR, from the coding sequence ATGAAACTTCCGCTCATCATCATCGGGATAGTGCTCATCGCGGTCGGCCTGGTGTCCCTCGTGTACCAGGGCATCACGTACACGAGCCGCGAGACGGTGGTGAACCTCGGACCCATCAAGGCCACCGCGGACACACAGAAGACGATTCCGCTGTCGCCGATTCTCGGCGGCCTCGCGCTGGCCGGCGGCGTCATCTTGCTCGCCGGCGCGTGGCGCAGTCGATGA
- a CDS encoding LapA family protein, with translation MVFVYVLIALLGAAAMAFAVQNPDPVTVSFLNLRTVSLPLSLLLLLSAFVGVLFASVSGFAREIELKRKVRRLEKRIVELSAPVNQTPRVERGPAHHVLPKV, from the coding sequence ATGGTCTTCGTATACGTTCTGATCGCGCTCCTCGGCGCCGCGGCAATGGCGTTCGCCGTCCAGAATCCGGACCCTGTGACGGTGAGCTTCCTCAACTTGCGAACCGTGAGCCTGCCGCTGTCCCTGCTGCTCCTGCTGTCGGCCTTCGTGGGCGTCCTCTTCGCGTCGGTGAGCGGCTTCGCGCGGGAGATCGAGCTGAAGCGTAAGGTCCGACGGCTCGAGAAGCGGATCGTCGAGCTGTCCGCCCCGGTGAACCAGACCCCACGCGTGGAGAGAGGGCCGGCTCACCACGTGCTGCCGAAAGTCTGA
- a CDS encoding peptidoglycan-binding domain-containing protein, whose product MRWIHSTRLGVLVGIPIVMTAALTGLVWADEPVSPPPAAKAAVSGAGARTRHVREVQQALVAAGYDPGPIDGIMGPRTKSALRKYIAVPPPQVPSPADRALAPFRANERREGQ is encoded by the coding sequence GTGCGATGGATACATTCGACGCGCCTTGGAGTCCTCGTGGGCATCCCGATCGTGATGACGGCCGCGCTCACGGGCCTGGTGTGGGCGGACGAGCCGGTGTCACCGCCGCCCGCCGCGAAGGCCGCCGTGTCAGGGGCCGGGGCCAGGACCCGTCACGTGCGAGAAGTCCAGCAGGCTCTGGTGGCCGCCGGCTACGATCCTGGTCCGATTGACGGGATCATGGGCCCGCGCACGAAGTCCGCCCTGCGGAAGTACATCGCCGTTCCCCCGCCCCAGGTGCCGAGCCCCGCGGACCGGGCCCTCGCGCCCTTCAGGGCAAATGAGCGACGCGAGGGCCAGTAG
- a CDS encoding lmo0937 family membrane protein yields the protein MLWTIAVILLVLWALGMISSYSAGGFVHLLLVVAVIVVVVQFLGGRRSI from the coding sequence ATGCTTTGGACCATCGCGGTGATTCTGCTGGTGTTGTGGGCGCTCGGCATGATCAGTTCGTACTCGGCCGGCGGGTTTGTCCACCTGCTACTGGTGGTCGCCGTCATTGTCGTCGTGGTCCAGTTCCTTGGCGGCCGCCGATCCATCTGA
- a CDS encoding OmpA family protein: MFDYDRSDIRYSESRKPAEVAAYMSQNPSVRLGIDGYTDLRGTSQYNLPLSQRRVTTVRDALIQAGVPADRIETGTFGSDRVMCNPSTEQCSQREGRVEVLVRASN, from the coding sequence ATGTTCGATTACGACAGGTCGGACATTCGGTATTCGGAGTCGAGGAAGCCCGCCGAGGTCGCGGCCTACATGAGCCAGAACCCGTCGGTGCGGCTCGGGATCGACGGCTACACGGATTTGCGCGGCACCAGTCAGTACAATCTGCCGCTGAGCCAGCGGCGGGTCACGACTGTTCGTGACGCGCTGATTCAGGCGGGAGTGCCGGCGGACCGGATCGAGACGGGCACGTTCGGTTCGGATCGGGTCATGTGTAATCCGTCCACCGAGCAGTGCTCGCAGCGCGAGGGGCGAGTCGAAGTGCTGGTCCGCGCCAGCAACTAG
- a CDS encoding Thivi_2564 family membrane protein: protein MSLIGLVMTLAVVGVLLWLLNNYVPMDSKIKSIINAVVVIVVVIWLLQSFGVLGSLRDLRIR from the coding sequence ATGAGCCTGATCGGACTCGTCATGACGCTGGCGGTCGTCGGGGTTCTACTCTGGCTGCTCAACAACTACGTGCCGATGGATTCGAAGATTAAGTCGATCATCAACGCCGTGGTCGTCATCGTGGTCGTCATCTGGCTGTTGCAGTCGTTCGGTGTCCTGGGCTCGTTGCGCGACCTGCGCATTCGGTAG
- a CDS encoding peptidoglycan-binding domain-containing protein: protein MTRGRLTPMLCRYLLGAIGLAAVTSGALVYTVATETDGLMNGAQVLASVDRRPVDSSATYLEQMKLTQETLRSFGYAPGAINGIMRFETASALRAFQREQGLKITGQANPETLAALGIEDKLYRRPR from the coding sequence ATGACGCGGGGCCGACTGACACCCATGCTCTGCCGCTACCTCCTCGGTGCCATCGGGCTGGCCGCCGTAACCTCGGGCGCCTTGGTCTACACGGTGGCCACCGAGACCGACGGTCTGATGAACGGCGCGCAGGTGCTGGCGAGCGTCGACCGGCGGCCCGTGGATTCCTCTGCCACGTACCTGGAGCAGATGAAGCTCACGCAGGAGACGTTGAGGAGCTTCGGCTACGCGCCGGGCGCCATCAACGGGATCATGCGCTTCGAGACCGCCTCGGCGCTGCGCGCCTTCCAGCGCGAGCAAGGGCTCAAAATCACGGGCCAGGCGAATCCCGAGACCCTGGCCGCGCTCGGGATCGAAGACAAGCTGTACAGACGACCGCGGTGA
- a CDS encoding DUF3185 domain-containing protein yields the protein MKPVTLVGVVLIILGVLALAYQGITYTTREKVVDLGPLKITADKEKSIPLPPILGALALAGGVVLVIAGARKS from the coding sequence ATGAAACCCGTAACTCTCGTCGGTGTCGTCCTGATCATTCTCGGTGTGCTCGCCCTGGCCTACCAGGGCATCACGTACACGACGCGCGAGAAGGTCGTGGACCTTGGGCCGCTCAAGATCACGGCCGACAAGGAGAAGAGCATTCCCCTGCCGCCGATCCTCGGCGCACTCGCCCTTGCCGGCGGCGTGGTGCTGGTCATCGCCGGAGCTCGAAAGTCGTAA
- a CDS encoding M48 family metallopeptidase, with product MLRTHRSAAVLIFLLAAGCAGVGGAPPGEPQPTQTGGSQPAPHPLDAQQAERIRRIMGPLVAAMDHPRPLNQVKVGIMDDSHVNAASAGGGEFYVTTGLLQKASDEHLRGVLAHELAHDDLGHVAKAQVLGAGLGIGMIILDQIFPGSGRITPIAGALVTSSYSRTEEYAADRHGVDILTRAGYSKNVMINTLTWLVLTEGASSGGILASHPGTQERIDALKKL from the coding sequence ATGCTGCGCACGCACCGTAGCGCGGCCGTTCTCATCTTCCTCCTGGCTGCGGGTTGCGCCGGAGTCGGAGGCGCGCCGCCAGGCGAGCCCCAGCCGACACAGACGGGCGGGAGCCAGCCCGCGCCGCATCCGCTCGATGCGCAGCAGGCTGAGCGCATCCGCCGCATCATGGGCCCCCTCGTCGCCGCCATGGACCATCCGCGGCCCCTGAATCAGGTCAAGGTTGGGATCATGGACGATTCTCACGTCAATGCGGCCAGCGCCGGCGGGGGAGAGTTCTACGTCACGACTGGTCTCCTTCAGAAGGCCAGCGATGAGCATCTTCGAGGTGTGCTGGCCCATGAACTCGCCCACGACGATCTCGGACACGTGGCAAAGGCACAGGTGCTGGGCGCCGGCTTGGGCATCGGGATGATAATTCTCGACCAGATCTTCCCCGGCAGCGGTCGCATCACACCCATCGCCGGCGCCCTGGTCACAAGCAGCTATAGCCGCACAGAAGAGTATGCGGCCGACCGCCACGGGGTGGACATCCTCACGCGCGCCGGCTACTCCAAGAACGTGATGATCAACACGCTGACCTGGCTCGTGCTAACGGAGGGCGCCAGCAGCGGAGGCATCCTCGCGAGTCATCCGGGGACGCAGGAACGGATCGACGCGTTGAAAAAGCTCTAA